GGTAACCTCCTGGTTTAAGTTCGTGGCAGCCCACACTGCAAGACGTTAGGAACTTACCCGCCGCAGGGGGCGTCGTACCTGGTAAAGACTGGGCCGTAGGTTGCGGCCGATACGGCTGTGGAGGGGGAGTGGCCTTGGCCGGCGATGGCGTCTCCGATGGGGAATTGGTGGCCCGGGTTACCCGCCGGGACGAAAGGGCCCTGGCCGCCCTCTACGACCGCCACGCTGCCAGGGTGTACGGGCTGGCCCTGCGGGTGACGGGGGATGCTCGGGAGGCCGAAGAAGTAGTCCAAGATGTCTTCCTCCGTCTATGGCGGCATGCACCCCGCTACGACCGCCGCCTGGCCAGTCCCCGTTCCTGGCTGCTCATCATGGCCCGCCATTGCTCCATCGACCGCCTCCGGGCCAGAGGCCGCCGGCCCCAAACCATCACCCTATCGGAGCAGGTGGGCAGCACCCCCGGCGGGATGGTCCAGGCGGAAGATAACATCATGCTGGGGCACATCCGGGATGCGGCGGCCGCCCTGCCCGATGGCCTGCGGGAAGTGCTGGAGCTGGCCTATTTCAACGGCTGGACCCAGCGGGAAATCGCCGGGCATTTGGACTTGCCCCTGGGCACCGTCAAAACCCGCCTGCGCCAGGCGGTGGCCCGGCTCCGCGACCTGTTGTTCCACGAGGGGGCGTTGGATCCATGAAGCCCTGTCCCGACCGGGTGGAAGAACTG
The DNA window shown above is from Sphingobacteriaceae bacterium and carries:
- a CDS encoding sigma-70 family RNA polymerase sigma factor, with the translated sequence MAGDGVSDGELVARVTRRDERALAALYDRHAARVYGLALRVTGDAREAEEVVQDVFLRLWRHAPRYDRRLASPRSWLLIMARHCSIDRLRARGRRPQTITLSEQVGSTPGGMVQAEDNIMLGHIRDAAAALPDGLREVLELAYFNGWTQREIAGHLDLPLGTVKTRLRQAVARLRDLLFHEGALDP